TCACGAACGACTGAAGGATCGTCCACCACAGCCAAGGCGCATCCTTTCTCCAAGGCAGAGGAGGCAAACCGATTGCCATCGAACAGCTCGCCCTTGAGAGCGAAGAAAATACTGTCGGGAGGTGTTTGGCGGCTGTCGGTAGTCACCATAGGATGAGCCAGATAGGCTGCATATAATTGTTCGATTGTCATTTCGACTGCAAATTTGAATTTGTCTTGAGTAGCGTAGGCTGCTACTCCCGCTTGATCTGTCCGAACAAATGTACAGCAATTCTTGGTTGCATCCCATACGAACAATGTTTGCTACAGAGTGAATACAAGTGCGATTGTTGTATATACATATATTTACCGTTACTTTGCAATCGTAAAAAATATAGAGCATTGGAAAACAATATGTACGTCGAAGTATTAAAATCCAAAATACACCGCGTAACCATTACGGAGGCCAACCTCAACTATGTGGGTAGCATCACCATCGATGAAGATCTGATGGATGCTGCCAACATCATCGCCGGAGAGAAAGTCCAAATCGTGGACAACAACAACGGAGCACGCTTGGAGACCTATACCATACCGGGCAAAAGAGGTTCGGGGGTAATCTGTCTCAATGGAGCAGCTGCCCGCATCGTTCATCCGGGCGACATCATCATCATCATGGCATATGCCTGGATGCCGATGGAGGAAGCCAAGGTGTTCAAGCCTGCTGTAGTATTTCCCGATACTGCAACGAACAAGATAATCCTGAAGTAATCACAGCAATATAATCTCTCCTCCTCCCCGACCATGAATCGGATCGCGAGAGGAGAGACGCAAGCTATCATTTCCTATGTTTGAAAATCTGAGCGAACGGCTCGACCGTTCTTTTAAACTCCTCAAAGGTGAGGGGAGAATTACCGAGATCAATGTAGCCGAAACTCTCAAAGATGTACGTCGTGCTCTTTTGGATGCCGACGTGAACTATGTCGTTGCCAAGCAGTTTACGGACTTGGTGAAGGAAAAAGCCATTGGCCAAAACGTGCTGACCTCCGTCCGTCCGGGCGAACTGATGGTGAAGATTGTTCATGACGAATTGGCTGCTCTGATGGGCGGACATTCTGTGGATATTAATCTCAAAGGCAGTCCGGCAGTAATCCTGATGTCCGGATTGCAAGGTTCGGGTAAGACCACCTTCTCCGGCAAACTGGCCAATATGCTCAAGTCCAAGCAGGGCAAACGACCTCTGCTCGTTGCCTGCGACGTGTATCGCCCTGCGGCTATCCAGCAGCTGATGATCCTCGGCGAACAGCTCGGGGTACCCGTCTACAGCGAACCGGACAGCAAAAAGCCGGTCGAGATAGCCCGACACGCCATAGCCGAAGC
This genomic stretch from Porphyromonas gingivalis ATCC 33277 harbors:
- the panD gene encoding aspartate 1-decarboxylase; translation: MYVEVLKSKIHRVTITEANLNYVGSITIDEDLMDAANIIAGEKVQIVDNNNGARLETYTIPGKRGSGVICLNGAAARIVHPGDIIIIMAYAWMPMEEAKVFKPAVVFPDTATNKIILK